In Quercus lobata isolate SW786 chromosome 12, ValleyOak3.0 Primary Assembly, whole genome shotgun sequence, a genomic segment contains:
- the LOC115971603 gene encoding probable LRR receptor-like serine/threonine-protein kinase At1g63430 — MRSYTSILLLCLISGLLFVTCDPFPSYEVEALTTFKEGIYEDPLLVLSNWNALDPDPCEWSGISCNGARDHVIKLNISGSSLRGYLAQELGLLAYLQELILHGNNLIGIIPKEIGMLTFLKILDLGMNQLSGPIPPEIGNLTSLVKINLQSNGLTGLIPPELSNLNHLLELRLDRNRFQGSVPAASSPDFSSDIRRKYTSSAKGTGFCRSSQLQVADFSYNFLVGSIPKCLERLPRSSFQGNCLQNKDPKQRLTGQCGGAPPSKSHPGANSNHRPTDNIPKHQGASKPTWLLALEIATGTMVGSLFLVGIITALQKCNGKSSITMPWKKSASGKDHMTVYIDSEILKDVVRYSRQDLEVACEDFSNIIGSSPDSVVYKGTMKSGPEIAVISLCIKEEHWTGYLELYFQREVADLARLNHENTGKLLGYCKESTPFTRMLVFEYASNGTLYEYLHYGEGCQFSWTRRMKIIIGIARGLKYLHTELEPPFTISELNSSAIYLTEDFSPKLVDFESWKTILARSEKNSGAIGNQGAICVLPNSLEARHLDVQGNVYAFGVLMLEIISGRPPYCREKGCLVDWAKEYLDLPEVMSYVVDPELKHFRFEDLKVVCEVVNHCINPDSSKQLSMKELCTMLESGIDTSISVDFKSSSLAWAELALSS, encoded by the exons ATGAGATCATATACTTCAATTCTGCTTCTATGTCTGATATCTGGGCTTCTTTTTGTGACCTGTGATCCCTTTCCATCATATGAAG TTGAGGCCCTCACAACCTTTAAGGAAGGTATATATGAAGACCCACTGCTGGTTTTGTCCAACTGGAATGCCCTAGATCCAGATCCTTGTGAATGGTCTGGCATTTCGTGTAATGGTGCTCGAGACCATGTTATAAAGCT AAACATTTCTGGGTCATCCTTAAGGGGATATCTTGCACAAGAATTGGGGCTACTTGCCTACTTGCAAGAATT GATATTGCATGGGAACAATCTGATTGGGATAATACCTAAAGAAATTGGCATGTTGACATTCCTCAAGATTTTGGATTTGGGGATGAATCAACTTTCGGGTCCAATTCCTCCAGAGATTGGAAATTTGACAAGTCTAgtgaaaat AAATCTTCAGTCAAATGGATTGACTGGTTTAATACCTCCTGAGCTTAGCAATTTGAATCATCTCCTAGAACTTCGGCTGGACAGGAATAGGTTTCAAGGAAGTGTTCCTGCTGCTAGCAGTCCAGATTTCTCATCTGATATACGTAGAAA GTATACCTCAAGTGCAAAGGGAACTGGCTTCTGTCGCAGTTCTCAATTACAAGTTGCAGATTTCTCATACAACTTCTTGGTTGGTAGCATACCTAAGTGCTTGGAGCGTCTTCCAAG GTCAAGCTTTCAAGGGAACTGCCTCCAAAACAAAGATCCCAAACAACGTTTAACCGGGCAATGTG GTGGTGCTCCACCTTCCAAAAGCCATCCAGGAGCCAACTCAAACCACCGGCCAACTGATAATATACCCAAGCATCAGGGGGCATCAAAACCTACCTGGCTTTTGGCTCTGGAAATAGCAACAGGAACCATGGTTGGTTCTCTCTTTCTGGTTGGTATTATCACTGCTCTTCAGAAGTGCAATGGCAAATCTTCTATCACAATGCCCTGGAAGAAATCAGCAAGTGGAAAGGACCATATGACTGTATACATAG ATTCTGAAATATTGAAAGATGTTGTAAGATACAGCAGACAGGATCTAGAAGTAGCCTGTGAAGACTTCAGCAACATTATTGGCTCCTCACCAGACAGTGTGGTCTATAAAGGTACAATGAAAAGTGGGCCTGAGATAGCTGTGATATCCCTCTGCATCAAAGAAGAGCATTGGACAGGCTATCTTGAGCTTTATTTTCAGAGAGAG GTGGCAGATTTGGCAAGACTAAATCATGAGAATACAGGAAAATTACTGGGATATTGTAAAGAGAGCACTCCCTTTACAAGGATGCTTGTTTTTGAATATGCATCAAATGGAACACTGTATGAGTACCTACATT ATGGAGAAGGATGCCAATTTTCTTGGACTAGGCgtatgaaaattattattggCATTGCACGTGGACTCAAGTATCTTCACACAGAACTTGAGCCACCATTTACCATATCAGAGTTGAATTCTAGTGCCATTTATCTTACAGAAGATTTTTCCCCCAAG CTGGTTGATTTTGAAAGTTGGAAGACAATTCTTGCAAGGTCAGAAAAGAATTCAGGTGCTATCGGCAATCAAGGTGCTATCTGTGTTCTTCCAAATTCTCTGGAGGCACGCCATCTGGATGTCCAAGGCAATGTGTACGCTTTCGGTGTACTTATGCTGGAAATAATCAGCGGAAGACCTCCATATTGTAGGGAGAAAGGGTGCTTGGTAGATTGG GCTAAGGAATATCTTGACCTGCCAGAAGTTATGTCATATGTGGTGGACCCAGAGTTGAAACATTTCAGATTTGAAGACCTCAAAGTTGTATGTGAGGTAGTTAATCATTGCATTAATCCCGACTCCAGCAAGCAGTTGTCCATGAAGGAACTGTGTACCATGTTAGAGAGTGGAATTGACACATCAATATCGGTTGACTTTAAGTCATCTTCTTTGGCATGGGCTGAACTTGCTCTTTCTTCATAA
- the LOC115971832 gene encoding actin-depolymerizing factor 7-like encodes MANAASGMAVHDDCKLKFLQLKAKRSYRFIVFKIEQQQVVVEKLGEPTESYDDFTASLPANECRYAVYDFDFITAENCQRSKIFFTAWSPDSSKVRHKMVYASSKDRFKRELDGISFELQATDPSELSLDIVKGRATST; translated from the exons ATG GCAAACGCAGCATCAGGAATGGCTGTGCACGATGATTGTAAGCTGAAGTTCTTGCAGCTTAAAGCAAAGAGGAGCTATCGTTTTATTGTGTTCAAGATTGAGCAACAACAGGTGGTGGTGGAGAAGCTCGGGGAGCCTACCGAAAGCTATGACGATTTCACTGCCAGTTTGCCTGCCAATGAGTGTCGTTATGCCGTCTATGATTTTGATTTCATAACTGCAGAAAATTGCCAAAGGAGCAAAATTTTCTTCACTGCATG GTCACCGGATTCATCAAAGGTGAGGCATAAAATGGTTTATGCTAGTTCCAAGGATAGATTCAAGAGAGAACTGGACGGCATTTCATTTGAGTTGCAAGCCACTGATCCCAGTGAGCTGAGCTTGGACATTGTAAAAGGGCGAGCCACATCTACTTAA
- the LOC115970332 gene encoding uncharacterized protein LOC115970332 encodes MRKEMDELRNAIEEKTDWSMDRMVRVTDLPFTTAVIECPVLSKFRLPQLEPFNGLKYPQDHLNTFKTTLGLQQPPDEILCRSFPTTLKGAAREWFTKLSISSIDNFEQLSNAFLRHFIGGQRPKRPADHLLTIRQGKRETLRSYVERFTRETLEVEEADDKVQLTTFKAGLRSKELVASLTKNPPKMMAKMLLKA; translated from the coding sequence atgaggaaagagatggacgagTTGAGGAATGCCATTGAGGAGAAAACGGATTGGAGCATGGATAGAATGGTAAGGGTCACAGATTTACCTTTCACTACAGCAGTCATCGAATGTCCAGTGTTGTCGAAATTTCGTCTGCCTCAACTTGAGCCTTTCAACGGGCTCAAGTACCCTCAGGATCACCTTAATACCTTCAAAACGACGCTAGGCCTTCAACAGCCCCCCGACGAGATACTGTGTCGTTCCTTCCCcaccactctcaaaggagctgcaagggAATGGTTTACAAAGTTGTCAATATCGTCCATTGACAACTTCGAGCAGTTGAGCAACGCTTTCTTGCGTCACTTCATTGGGGGGCAGCGTCCTAAGAGGCCAGCGGACCACTTACTCACCATTAGGCAGGGAAAGAGGGAAACCTTGAGGTCGTACGTGGAACGCTTTACTCGGGAGACCCTGGAGGTAGAAGAAGCTGACGACAAGGTGCAGTTGACGACCTTTAAAGCAGGACTGAGATCCAAAGAGCTTGTGGCTTCACTCACGAAGAATCCTCCAAAGATGATGGCAAAGATGCTCCTGAAAGCATAG